In one Geoglobus acetivorans genomic region, the following are encoded:
- a CDS encoding alkaline phosphatase family protein gives MVRVIVIGLDGATWDLIKPWADKGELPTFKKLMENGSWGHLESTIPPVTCPAWVSMLTGKNPGKLGIYYFRQPDWDSLTMRFVNIKWDEYNPLWKILNSEGYATTIVNVPTVTPDPTGYLGAYVQCPIMGSENVDQFAYPEYVRHLLKELDYERLVNGNPHTLGWDEYLNEVYTLVNKKIKLASKLFKKGGWELFFFTIFYTDQVMHFFWHYMDKNHPRHIPDDKYKDAILNFFKFIDTSIEEFLYGLREDDILFLVSDHGHGPMHWEINYNVYFNNKGYLKFKNKYRRLFKLNFYKALAKLYRSPMGKLVDKIGILNKLKETKRREIDTSIHAIDFIDWDNTLAYNPAAGTIFINLKGREKYGVVSIDEYHTVRSEIINLLKELKDPRTNVNIVSTIWVKEDVYSGKYFDIMPDILIEPVGETFYGSYGLDSAKPFKLLSDPTPLTYSTHTRRGIFLAYGPGIKKGHKIENAKIYDIAPTILHIFGLPIPNDMDGRVLMEIFEEDSEFAKRRPKYVDPGYREKKQEDENLKKAIRNLKLKGKL, from the coding sequence ATGGTACGTGTAATCGTAATAGGTCTCGATGGTGCAACATGGGATCTAATTAAACCTTGGGCGGATAAGGGAGAGCTACCAACGTTTAAGAAGCTCATGGAAAACGGGAGCTGGGGACACTTAGAATCCACAATCCCCCCTGTAACATGTCCCGCTTGGGTTTCTATGTTAACTGGGAAAAATCCTGGAAAACTTGGAATCTATTACTTCAGGCAACCTGATTGGGATTCACTAACAATGCGATTTGTTAATATAAAATGGGATGAATATAATCCTCTATGGAAGATTCTTAATTCAGAAGGTTATGCAACTACTATTGTAAATGTTCCAACTGTGACTCCTGATCCAACTGGGTATTTGGGAGCATATGTTCAGTGTCCAATAATGGGTTCTGAAAATGTGGATCAGTTTGCTTATCCTGAATATGTACGTCATCTTTTAAAAGAATTAGATTATGAACGACTAGTTAATGGTAATCCTCATACGCTTGGATGGGATGAATATTTGAATGAAGTGTATACTCTTGTTAACAAGAAGATTAAACTTGCTTCCAAACTGTTCAAAAAGGGAGGGTGGGAGTTATTTTTCTTTACGATTTTTTATACAGATCAAGTTATGCACTTTTTCTGGCATTATATGGATAAAAATCATCCACGTCACATTCCCGATGATAAATATAAAGATGCCATTCTAAATTTCTTTAAATTTATTGATACTAGCATAGAAGAGTTTTTGTATGGGCTAAGAGAAGATGATATTTTGTTTTTAGTGTCTGATCATGGGCATGGTCCGATGCATTGGGAAATTAATTATAATGTATATTTCAACAATAAAGGCTATTTAAAATTCAAGAATAAATATAGAAGGTTATTTAAACTGAACTTCTACAAAGCGCTTGCTAAGCTGTATCGTTCTCCTATGGGCAAGTTAGTCGATAAAATTGGGATACTTAACAAGCTAAAAGAAACTAAAAGGAGAGAAATAGACACTAGTATCCATGCTATCGACTTTATTGATTGGGATAATACACTAGCGTATAATCCTGCAGCAGGTACTATTTTTATCAATCTGAAAGGACGAGAAAAATATGGGGTTGTTAGTATTGATGAATATCATACTGTACGGAGTGAAATAATTAATTTACTTAAGGAGCTAAAAGATCCAAGAACTAATGTGAATATAGTAAGCACCATATGGGTCAAGGAGGATGTGTATTCTGGGAAATACTTTGATATTATGCCGGATATTCTAATAGAACCAGTTGGTGAAACTTTTTATGGAAGTTATGGTTTAGACTCTGCTAAACCATTTAAACTTTTATCTGATCCAACCCCTTTAACTTATTCTACTCACACAAGAAGGGGCATCTTCCTCGCCTATGGCCCGGGAATCAAAAAAGGCCACAAAATAGAAAATGCAAAAATCTATGACATCGCCCCAACAATCCTCCACATCTTCGGCTTACCAATTCCGAACGACATGGACGGAAGGGTATTAATGGAGATATTTGAAGAAGACTCAGAATTTGCAAAGAGAAGACCAAAATACGTTGATCCCGGCTACCGCGAGAAAAAACAGGAAGACGAAAACCTCAAAAAAGCCATCAGAAACCTGAAGCTTAAAGGCAAGCTCTAA
- a CDS encoding glycosyltransferase, whose product MRPTVSIIMPSYNHGRFIHEAIKSVLNQTFDDLELIIIDDGSTDNSRDIIQRFAELDSRVIPLFHEKNMGIARTVNDGLDAAKGEFVAFTQSDDVWISNKLETQLEILARDEDLVVWSEGEIVDAEGNSTGQTFTEMHNATNRKKSGYIFYELLKGNFVYGSSRILKRKNIGKLRFDESLRYLNDYKFEVELAFRYDYYFIKRPLAKYRIHGKNTILADKPGWLLDTIRVNRYFLDHYGSRISRELRTLLYYKIAAAYGQLGNKKVATQYLYKIFSTCPASPYWSMLLVILCTKEDSVIRQVFRRLYKMVSKWGW is encoded by the coding sequence ATGCGTCCGACAGTTAGTATTATAATGCCTTCTTATAATCACGGAAGGTTCATCCATGAAGCTATCAAAAGTGTTTTGAACCAAACCTTTGATGATTTAGAATTAATAATAATAGATGATGGCTCAACCGATAATTCTAGAGATATTATCCAAAGATTTGCAGAACTTGATTCAAGAGTGATCCCCCTATTTCATGAAAAAAATATGGGTATAGCTAGGACTGTTAATGATGGACTGGATGCTGCTAAGGGGGAATTTGTAGCATTTACACAGTCGGATGATGTCTGGATATCAAATAAATTAGAAACTCAACTAGAAATCTTGGCTCGTGATGAAGATTTGGTGGTATGGAGCGAAGGTGAGATTGTAGATGCTGAGGGCAATTCTACTGGCCAAACCTTTACTGAGATGCATAACGCAACAAATCGAAAAAAGAGCGGATATATATTCTATGAATTATTAAAAGGAAATTTTGTATATGGTTCTAGTAGAATACTAAAAAGAAAAAATATAGGTAAACTTAGATTTGATGAAAGCTTGAGATATCTGAATGATTACAAGTTTGAAGTTGAACTTGCGTTTAGGTATGACTACTATTTTATTAAGCGTCCTCTTGCCAAATACAGAATACATGGGAAAAATACTATACTTGCCGATAAACCCGGATGGCTCTTGGATACTATACGTGTCAATAGGTATTTTCTAGACCATTATGGGAGCAGAATATCCAGGGAACTAAGAACATTGCTGTATTATAAAATTGCTGCTGCTTATGGCCAATTAGGAAATAAAAAAGTTGCTACTCAATATTTATACAAAATCTTTTCGACATGTCCTGCATCTCCCTATTGGAGTATGTTGTTAGTAATACTATGTACTAAAGAGGATAGTGTTATAAGACAGGTCTTCAGAAGGCTATATAAAATGGTTAGTAAATGGGGGTGGTAA
- a CDS encoding aminotransferase class I/II-fold pyridoxal phosphate-dependent enzyme: MIQFVDLRKEYQEIKEETDQAIQRVLERGWFILGKELETFEKEFSSYIGVKHAIGVNSGSDALYLAIKALGIGPGDEVITVSHTFISTVDAIVRNSARPVFVDIGPETYTIDVPQIEKAITDRTKAILPVHIYGHPANIDPIIEIAEEYGLYVIEDASQAHGAEYKGRKVGSIGHVACFSFYPTKNLGAYGDAGAIVTNDDELAEKLRMMRNYGSSKKYYHEFIGVNSRLDEIQAAILRVKLRHLDEWNERRRKIAEMYNELLENSDVITPVEKEWAKHVYHLYVIRHKDRDKLQQYLLENGIKTQIHYPVPVHLQKAYLDLGIRVKLPVTERISREVLSLPMFTHLTYYEIKNIAKVMRDASDS; encoded by the coding sequence ATGATTCAATTTGTGGATCTTAGAAAGGAATACCAAGAGATTAAAGAAGAGACAGATCAAGCAATACAAAGAGTACTAGAAAGAGGATGGTTCATTTTAGGGAAGGAACTTGAAACTTTTGAAAAAGAGTTTTCTAGTTATATTGGAGTTAAGCATGCCATTGGTGTAAACTCTGGTTCTGATGCCCTTTATTTGGCTATTAAAGCCCTTGGAATCGGTCCTGGCGACGAAGTAATCACTGTATCCCATACATTCATCTCTACCGTAGATGCGATAGTTAGAAACAGTGCTAGGCCAGTATTCGTTGATATAGGCCCCGAGACCTATACAATAGACGTACCTCAGATTGAAAAGGCTATCACGGATAGAACAAAGGCTATTCTCCCGGTTCATATTTACGGTCATCCTGCGAATATTGATCCCATAATTGAAATAGCAGAGGAGTATGGGCTATATGTAATAGAGGATGCCAGTCAGGCACATGGGGCCGAGTATAAAGGAAGAAAAGTCGGTAGTATAGGGCATGTAGCTTGTTTTAGTTTCTATCCAACAAAAAACCTTGGAGCTTATGGCGATGCCGGTGCAATAGTTACAAATGATGACGAGCTTGCTGAGAAATTGAGAATGATGAGAAATTATGGTTCATCCAAAAAATATTACCATGAATTCATTGGAGTCAACAGCAGACTTGATGAAATTCAAGCCGCAATTCTCAGGGTAAAACTGAGACACCTCGATGAATGGAACGAAAGAAGGAGGAAGATAGCTGAGATGTATAATGAACTCTTAGAAAATTCGGATGTTATCACACCTGTTGAAAAAGAATGGGCAAAGCATGTTTACCATCTTTATGTAATCCGACACAAAGATAGGGATAAACTTCAGCAATACCTCTTGGAAAATGGAATAAAAACCCAGATACATTACCCTGTTCCAGTTCATCTCCAAAAAGCTTACCTTGATCTTGGAATTAGAGTGAAGTTACCCGTTACGGAGAGGATTAGCCGGGAGGTGTTATCACTCCCAATGTTTACGCATCTCACCTACTATGAGATCAAAAACATAGCAAAGGTGATGAGAGATGCGTCCGACAGTTAG
- a CDS encoding methyltransferase domain-containing protein, protein MRRGSNFLGEYLEHYLRDRELDISFEKVLDFMRKTQVVKSLRKYRPRTILEIGPGPDPVFQYLDPDEYDVYGIVEPNDGFVQIIRDIAESKKVLGKIRLYNEYFEDSIKKLKKRYNFQFLIISSVLHEIPDIDKFLYSVLEICNKDTIIHLNVPNAYSFHRVLAYEMGIINSVFELSATDVKFNRQRVFDKDKLVRILDTHGFEVLSIWTYFIKPFSNRQMEELVYRGIVDKSVIKGLARMSKYFPNFGAEIFIEAKPKENRGEDNDSICGS, encoded by the coding sequence ATGAGGAGGGGATCTAATTTTTTGGGGGAATATCTGGAGCATTATTTGAGAGATAGAGAGCTGGATATTTCATTTGAAAAAGTTTTGGATTTCATGAGAAAGACCCAAGTAGTGAAGTCTCTTAGAAAATACCGACCAAGGACTATTCTAGAGATCGGCCCTGGCCCGGATCCTGTTTTTCAGTATTTAGATCCAGATGAATATGATGTTTATGGTATTGTTGAACCAAACGATGGTTTTGTACAAATAATAAGAGATATCGCCGAATCTAAGAAGGTGCTTGGCAAAATTAGACTATACAATGAATATTTTGAAGATAGCATTAAAAAACTCAAGAAACGGTATAATTTTCAGTTTCTTATAATTAGTAGTGTGCTTCATGAAATACCAGATATTGATAAATTTTTATATTCAGTCTTGGAAATTTGTAATAAAGATACTATTATACACCTAAATGTGCCCAATGCATACTCATTCCACAGAGTTCTTGCATATGAAATGGGAATAATTAATAGCGTGTTTGAGTTGTCTGCTACGGATGTTAAATTTAATAGGCAAAGGGTATTTGATAAAGACAAGCTTGTCAGGATTTTAGATACTCATGGTTTTGAGGTGCTTTCTATCTGGACATATTTTATTAAGCCTTTCTCTAATAGGCAAATGGAGGAGCTAGTTTACAGGGGTATTGTTGATAAGTCTGTAATTAAGGGTTTAGCAAGAATGAGTAAATATTTTCCTAACTTTGGGGCTGAAATTTTCATAGAGGCAAAACCAAAAGAGAATCGGGGGGAAGATAATGATTCAATTTGTGGATCTTAG
- a CDS encoding GNAT family N-acetyltransferase, protein MIYVEKYSSKSKRMWDTFISESKNGVFLFYRDYMEYHSDRFSDYSLLFFDDKTDKLLAVMPANITGDIVYSHAGLTFGGIVSGYDMKTHVMMEIFSALIDFLRREGVSKLIYKAIPKIYHLYPAEEDLYALFRYGAQLIRRDITSSIYLPSKVSFDKNRIRSVKKGLKNGIVVKRSYDFRAFMSIVEEVLRGRHNTKPVHTAEEMELLASRFPDNIKLFAAYKGSKMLAGTIIYESNKNVAHAQYIANSKEGMKLGALDVVFDYLIDEYYPKTEKIYFDFGISTENEGNYLNVGLIRYKEGFGARGIVHDFYEVIIK, encoded by the coding sequence ATGATCTATGTTGAAAAATATTCATCCAAATCCAAGCGTATGTGGGACACATTTATCTCGGAATCTAAAAATGGGGTGTTCCTATTTTATAGGGATTATATGGAATATCATTCAGACAGATTTAGTGATTATTCATTGTTATTTTTTGATGACAAAACTGACAAGCTTTTGGCAGTAATGCCAGCTAATATTACAGGTGATATCGTATATAGTCATGCAGGCTTAACATTTGGTGGTATAGTTTCGGGATATGATATGAAAACACATGTGATGATGGAGATATTTAGTGCTCTAATCGATTTTTTAAGGAGAGAGGGAGTAAGTAAACTGATATATAAAGCAATTCCGAAAATTTATCATTTATATCCCGCGGAAGAGGATTTATATGCACTCTTCAGGTATGGAGCTCAGCTAATAAGAAGAGATATAACCTCTTCTATATATCTCCCAAGTAAGGTATCATTTGATAAAAACCGAATTCGTAGTGTTAAGAAAGGGCTAAAAAATGGAATTGTGGTAAAACGAAGTTATGATTTTAGAGCGTTTATGTCTATAGTAGAGGAAGTACTGAGAGGAAGACACAATACAAAACCAGTACATACTGCTGAGGAGATGGAGTTGTTGGCGTCGAGATTTCCCGATAATATAAAGTTGTTTGCTGCATATAAAGGTTCTAAAATGCTAGCAGGTACGATAATATATGAAAGCAATAAGAACGTTGCTCATGCCCAGTATATTGCAAACTCTAAGGAAGGTATGAAATTGGGAGCCCTTGATGTTGTTTTTGATTACTTAATAGATGAATATTATCCAAAAACTGAAAAGATATATTTTGACTTTGGCATATCTACTGAGAATGAAGGTAACTATCTTAATGTAGGATTAATCAGGTACAAGGAAGGATTTGGAGCTAGGGGAATTGTTCATGACTTTTATGAGGTGATTATTAAATGA
- a CDS encoding glycoside hydrolase family protein, protein MKWEKKGLIYKPDGTLWWAKTHAAIPTPVLLDKSTIRIYFASRDRNNVSRIGYIDVDSRDPSIVLDISKEPVLDIGVRGAFDDNGVLPSSIVKFDDKLFLYYIGFQLGVKVRYFLFSGLAISVDSGKSFSRYSRVPILDRSDAGLYFRTAPYVYLESSTDTWHMWYVEGNTWTTLSSGKEVPVYTIKYLKSTDGITWPNEGNILSGFNFKTSDEHGFGRPFILRDGDGYKMFYSIRTKSKGYRIGYAESVDGINWIRKDEEVGIDVSKAGWDSEMICFASIVKVRNKTYMFYNGNNYGETGIGYAVLIKE, encoded by the coding sequence ATGAAATGGGAAAAAAAGGGGTTAATATATAAACCGGATGGAACTCTGTGGTGGGCAAAAACACATGCTGCCATTCCAACGCCTGTTCTTCTCGACAAGAGTACAATTAGAATTTACTTTGCGAGTAGAGATAGAAATAATGTATCTAGGATTGGATACATTGATGTTGATTCCAGAGATCCCTCTATAGTCTTAGATATATCCAAAGAGCCAGTTCTTGATATTGGTGTCAGGGGCGCTTTTGATGATAATGGGGTTTTACCATCTTCAATTGTTAAATTTGATGATAAATTATTCCTTTATTATATCGGGTTCCAATTGGGAGTTAAGGTTAGGTACTTCCTCTTTTCTGGGCTTGCGATAAGTGTTGACTCCGGAAAAAGTTTTAGTAGGTATTCAAGAGTTCCTATATTAGATAGATCAGATGCAGGACTATATTTTAGAACTGCACCTTATGTTTATCTTGAATCATCCACCGATACTTGGCACATGTGGTATGTAGAGGGTAATACTTGGACTACCCTCTCATCAGGAAAAGAAGTGCCAGTCTATACGATCAAGTACCTAAAATCTACTGATGGCATTACATGGCCCAATGAGGGTAATATACTTAGCGGTTTTAATTTTAAAACGTCTGATGAGCATGGTTTCGGTAGACCCTTCATTTTGAGGGATGGGGATGGATATAAGATGTTTTATTCGATACGCACTAAATCTAAGGGATACCGAATAGGATACGCTGAATCTGTGGATGGAATCAACTGGATCCGGAAGGACGAAGAAGTGGGGATAGATGTTTCAAAGGCAGGATGGGACTCTGAAATGATATGCTTTGCGAGTATAGTTAAAGTCAGAAATAAAACTTATATGTTTTATAATGGGAATAACTACGGTGAAACAGGCATTGGATATGCAGTGTTAATTAAAGAGTAA
- a CDS encoding acetyltransferase — MSRIEKLKGNYLKEDTKKLIIIGDSAFAQIAYEYFTYDSPFNVVAFSVDSEFIRQEKLFGLPVVPFEELEEHYDPAEYYVFVAIAYTRLNRLRARFYKEAKRKGYRFASYVSSHAFVWRNVELGENCFIFEDNTIQPFVKIGNNVVIWSGNHIGHHSKIRDHVFISSHVVVSGFVEIGEYSFLGVNSTIVNNIKIAKDNVLGAGAVIIRDTEAGKVYVGNPARPLEKSSYEVFNVRADEI; from the coding sequence ATGAGTCGGATTGAAAAATTAAAGGGAAACTACTTAAAGGAAGATACTAAGAAATTAATTATCATTGGAGATAGTGCATTTGCCCAGATTGCGTATGAGTATTTTACGTATGATTCCCCTTTTAATGTTGTGGCGTTTAGTGTTGATAGTGAATTTATACGACAAGAAAAATTATTTGGGTTGCCGGTAGTTCCTTTTGAGGAATTAGAGGAGCATTATGACCCTGCAGAATATTATGTTTTTGTGGCAATAGCTTACACAAGATTAAATAGACTTAGGGCTAGATTTTACAAAGAAGCTAAAAGGAAAGGATACCGCTTTGCTAGCTATGTGAGTTCTCATGCATTTGTGTGGAGAAATGTTGAACTTGGTGAGAACTGTTTTATCTTTGAGGACAATACCATACAACCCTTTGTTAAGATTGGTAACAACGTTGTAATCTGGAGTGGCAATCATATTGGACATCATTCAAAAATCAGGGATCATGTGTTTATATCGTCTCACGTCGTTGTCTCTGGTTTTGTTGAAATTGGTGAGTACAGTTTTTTAGGAGTAAACTCCACCATTGTCAATAATATTAAAATTGCAAAAGACAACGTACTTGGTGCAGGAGCAGTTATTATTAGAGACACAGAGGCAGGTAAAGTGTATGTAGGAAATCCCGCGAGACCTCTGGAAAAGAGTAGTTATGAGGTATTTAACGTTAGGGCGGATGAAATATGA
- a CDS encoding sugar 3,4-ketoisomerase has translation MSLKIEMGRKRIDLCKIIEFPVVHDHRGNLTFIEENKHVPFEIKRIYYLYDVPSGAVRGGHAHIELHQLIIALSGSFDVIIDDGYQRKSFFLNRPHYGLYIPPGMWREIENFSSNSVALVLASELYDEEDYIRDYEKFRKMVREGFWDESD, from the coding sequence ATGTCTCTAAAAATCGAAATGGGGCGAAAACGTATTGACTTGTGCAAAATTATAGAATTTCCCGTGGTTCATGATCACAGGGGTAATCTGACATTCATTGAAGAAAACAAACATGTGCCTTTTGAGATAAAACGGATCTATTATCTGTATGATGTCCCCAGTGGTGCGGTGAGAGGTGGTCATGCTCACATTGAGCTGCATCAGTTAATAATTGCTCTAAGCGGTAGTTTTGATGTCATAATTGACGATGGGTATCAAAGGAAAAGCTTTTTCCTGAATAGGCCTCACTATGGTCTGTACATACCTCCGGGGATGTGGAGGGAAATTGAGAATTTCTCATCAAATTCGGTGGCGTTAGTACTGGCATCGGAGTTGTATGATGAGGAAGATTATATAAGAGATTACGAGAAATTCAGGAAAATGGTAAGGGAGGGCTTTTGGGATGAGTCGGATTGA
- a CDS encoding glycosyltransferase family 2 protein, which yields MNHPRVSIIILNWNGWKDTVECLESLYRIDYPNYDVIVVDNGSEDDSVQKIREYAEGKIEVSSKFFEYSPGNKPIRVFEISEEEAREGKFNRPVYEKYDVDRRMILIRNNNNYGFAGGNNVGIKFALSVFDSDYVLLLNNDTVVDPGFLRELVKVADSDGKIGIAGPKVYYYENPSMIESMGGKINLYTISTSLIGNKEIDAGQHNKIIDVDWVSGCCLLFKKSVIYTIGLLNPAYFLYFEETDFCFRAKKKTRLVAVPESRIWHKSASTTTRFTGLGRYYTTRNRIKFARKNLNSIKLSIFMTYFILIFFPAVLAWLTIIRKDRVLIMVFLKSIKDGIFDIDDFAYLLNTK from the coding sequence ATGAACCATCCAAGAGTCTCCATCATCATCCTCAACTGGAACGGCTGGAAAGATACGGTTGAATGCTTAGAGTCACTTTACAGGATTGATTATCCCAATTACGACGTCATAGTAGTGGATAACGGTTCTGAGGATGACTCTGTGCAGAAAATCAGGGAGTATGCAGAAGGCAAAATTGAGGTGAGTTCAAAGTTCTTCGAGTACAGTCCCGGCAACAAGCCCATCAGGGTTTTTGAGATCAGCGAGGAGGAGGCAAGAGAGGGAAAGTTCAACCGTCCGGTTTATGAAAAGTACGACGTTGACAGGAGGATGATTCTGATTAGAAATAATAACAACTACGGCTTTGCTGGAGGGAATAACGTTGGAATAAAGTTCGCTCTGAGCGTTTTTGACTCTGATTATGTTTTGTTGCTGAATAACGATACCGTTGTTGATCCAGGCTTTTTGAGGGAACTTGTTAAGGTTGCGGATAGTGATGGGAAGATTGGGATTGCGGGGCCGAAGGTGTATTATTATGAAAACCCAAGTATGATTGAGTCCATGGGCGGAAAGATTAATCTATACACAATCTCAACATCGCTCATAGGCAATAAAGAGATAGATGCAGGCCAACATAATAAAATAATTGATGTAGACTGGGTTTCTGGCTGTTGCCTACTTTTTAAAAAATCTGTGATATATACTATTGGACTACTTAATCCAGCATACTTTCTGTACTTCGAGGAAACAGACTTCTGTTTTAGAGCAAAAAAGAAAACCAGGTTAGTAGCCGTGCCCGAATCAAGAATTTGGCACAAATCTGCATCAACTACGACCCGATTTACTGGACTCGGTAGATACTACACCACAAGAAACAGAATAAAATTTGCCAGAAAAAATTTAAATTCCATCAAATTGAGCATATTCATGACTTACTTCATTTTAATATTCTTTCCGGCTGTGCTAGCATGGTTAACAATAATTCGTAAGGATCGGGTATTAATTATGGTTTTTTTAAAATCAATAAAAGATGGAATTTTTGACATTGATGATTTTGCATATTTATTAAATACCAAATGA
- a CDS encoding glycosyltransferase family 4 protein translates to MIVTMLTPRYHPDIGGVEKHVKKISERLSKKGHKVIILTSKSDLTTCSKEIVGSVEIYRIRKNIFLKYIDLIRYMNIIRKSDIIHCHDFSTFIFWYIPYLLIFPKKPVYITFHGYEGKIPIPRVTKLLRKITEKLTYGNICVGKYIQKWYDTTPNFITYGGVDYKKINTSPNHKKKHQAVFVGRLETDTGILTYIEALRILKEKYGSEIELHICGDGTLKDHISKTIAKYGINAILHGLIRNPETHYNKARYAFVSGYLAILEAMSSGCIVCSVYENNLKKDYLYSLSIPKSAMIIARSPDELADKLIECINNPKDVKKRSSLGQQYAKKQTWEKVVDKYILLWRSHHGKQKDIAYNNFEK, encoded by the coding sequence ATGATAGTCACAATGCTGACCCCCCGATACCACCCAGACATAGGAGGGGTGGAAAAGCATGTAAAAAAAATATCCGAAAGACTATCTAAAAAAGGCCACAAAGTAATAATACTAACGTCCAAATCAGATCTCACCACATGCAGTAAGGAAATAGTTGGATCCGTAGAGATATATAGAATACGTAAAAACATATTCCTTAAATACATAGACCTGATAAGGTATATGAATATTATAAGAAAATCTGATATAATACACTGTCATGACTTTAGCACTTTTATCTTTTGGTATATTCCATATCTGCTAATTTTTCCAAAAAAACCAGTATACATTACATTTCACGGATACGAGGGTAAGATACCCATTCCCAGAGTAACCAAATTGCTGAGAAAAATTACTGAAAAGCTCACTTATGGCAACATTTGTGTTGGAAAATACATTCAAAAATGGTATGACACAACACCAAACTTTATAACTTATGGCGGAGTTGATTATAAAAAAATAAATACTTCACCAAATCATAAAAAGAAACATCAAGCAGTATTTGTCGGAAGATTGGAAACAGATACAGGCATACTCACATATATAGAGGCGCTTCGGATTTTAAAAGAAAAATATGGCTCTGAAATTGAGCTACATATTTGCGGAGATGGTACCTTAAAAGATCATATTAGTAAAACAATAGCCAAATATGGGATAAACGCCATACTGCATGGTCTTATCAGGAATCCTGAAACACATTATAACAAAGCAAGATATGCGTTTGTATCAGGATATCTTGCCATTTTAGAGGCAATGAGCAGTGGATGCATAGTATGTAGTGTTTACGAGAATAATTTAAAAAAAGACTACCTATATTCTCTAAGCATACCAAAGAGCGCCATGATTATTGCTCGATCTCCAGATGAATTAGCAGATAAATTAATAGAGTGCATAAACAACCCGAAGGATGTAAAAAAAAGATCATCGCTCGGACAACAGTATGCTAAAAAACAAACATGGGAAAAGGTGGTCGACAAATATATATTGCTATGGAGGTCACATCATGGAAAACAAAAAGATATCGCTTATAACAACTTTGAAAAATGA
- a CDS encoding glycosyltransferase family 2 protein gives MENKKISLITTLKNEAESIRTFLDSILNQTKIPDEIIIVDGGSTDGTVKVLKEYALYFEEKNIRYKIIIKKGANIAQGRNLAIKNSSGDIIACTDAGCILDKRWLEEITKPLERNPIVDVVSGWYEPLITSKFESIVAELTYPKLKKVSKNIDKFLPSSRSIAFKRKCWEKVGGYPEWLYTAEDTLFDLRLKEAGCKFIFNPNAIVYWKVRENVKKLFKQYYQYAKGDGFAGIFHLKYLISSYIPTIAGILLLLKSMIFHTLWPILVLVSSTICYTLLRGYYLGANLRTILKNLHLSVLIMTVVVISNAMGYTIGIMKRLTRKLLK, from the coding sequence ATGGAAAACAAAAAGATATCGCTTATAACAACTTTGAAAAATGAAGCAGAAAGTATCAGAACGTTCTTAGATTCCATCCTCAATCAAACAAAAATACCAGATGAAATTATAATAGTAGACGGTGGGTCGACAGATGGTACTGTCAAAGTACTAAAAGAATACGCACTTTATTTTGAAGAAAAAAATATTAGATACAAAATTATAATTAAAAAAGGTGCCAATATTGCTCAAGGCCGCAATCTAGCAATAAAAAACTCATCAGGGGACATTATTGCATGTACTGATGCCGGCTGTATCTTAGACAAAAGATGGCTAGAAGAAATTACAAAGCCCTTAGAAAGGAACCCAATTGTGGATGTAGTAAGTGGGTGGTATGAGCCATTAATAACTTCAAAATTCGAAAGTATTGTGGCAGAATTGACATATCCCAAATTGAAAAAAGTTTCAAAAAATATAGATAAATTTTTACCTTCAAGCAGATCAATAGCCTTTAAGAGAAAGTGCTGGGAAAAAGTCGGCGGGTATCCCGAATGGCTATATACTGCTGAAGATACACTTTTTGATCTCAGACTCAAAGAGGCAGGGTGCAAATTTATATTCAATCCAAATGCCATAGTATATTGGAAGGTAAGAGAAAACGTAAAAAAATTGTTCAAACAATACTACCAGTATGCTAAAGGGGATGGTTTCGCTGGGATTTTTCATTTAAAATATCTTATATCATCATACATCCCAACAATCGCCGGAATTTTACTTTTATTGAAATCAATGATCTTTCATACCCTATGGCCTATTTTAGTATTAGTCTCAAGTACAATATGCTATACTCTTTTAAGAGGATACTATCTTGGTGCAAATCTTCGAACGATATTGAAAAACCTGCATTTATCTGTCCTTATCATGACAGTAGTTGTCATCTCGAATGCTATGGGGTATACCATCGGAATTATGAAAAGGTTAACTCGGAAATTATTGAAATGA